In Chrysiogenia bacterium, a single genomic region encodes these proteins:
- the carA gene encoding glutamine-hydrolyzing carbamoyl-phosphate synthase small subunit, whose amino-acid sequence MKGPKAILALADGTVFEGTAFGAKGEVTGEVVFNTSMTGYQEIYSDPSYKGQIVTLTYTQIGNYGVNDEDFESDRLQAEGVIVREYFETPSNFRSQRSLGELLAERGVVGIEGIDTRKLVRHIRDAGAQMGVLSTEDLDPKSLVEKAKNAPGLVGRDLVKEVTCEKPYEWTEGTWKLGEGYTKPASLKHHVVAMDFGIKRNILRNLVDVGCKVTVVPATASAEDVLAYNPDGIFLSNGPGDPEGVPYAAETVAKLIGKKPIFGICLGHQILSLSL is encoded by the coding sequence CCGACGGCACCGTGTTCGAAGGCACCGCCTTCGGCGCGAAGGGCGAAGTGACCGGCGAGGTGGTCTTCAACACCTCCATGACCGGTTATCAGGAGATCTACTCCGATCCTTCCTACAAGGGCCAGATCGTCACGCTGACCTACACGCAGATCGGCAACTACGGCGTCAACGACGAGGACTTTGAGTCGGATCGTCTGCAGGCCGAAGGCGTGATCGTGCGCGAGTATTTCGAGACCCCCTCGAACTTCCGCTCGCAGCGCTCGCTGGGCGAGCTCCTGGCCGAGCGCGGCGTCGTGGGCATCGAAGGCATCGACACCCGCAAGCTGGTGCGTCACATCCGCGATGCCGGCGCGCAGATGGGCGTGCTGAGCACCGAGGATCTCGACCCCAAATCGCTCGTCGAAAAGGCGAAGAACGCGCCGGGCCTTGTGGGCCGCGACCTCGTCAAGGAAGTCACCTGCGAGAAACCCTACGAGTGGACCGAGGGCACGTGGAAGCTGGGCGAGGGATACACCAAACCCGCAAGCCTCAAGCACCACGTCGTGGCGATGGACTTCGGGATCAAGCGCAACATCCTGCGCAATCTCGTTGACGTGGGCTGCAAAGTCACCGTGGTTCCCGCGACGGCCAGCGCCGAGGATGTGCTTGCCTACAACCCCGACGGGATTTTCCTCTCGAACGGCCCCGGCGATCCCGAGGGCGTTCCCTACGCGGCCGAGACGGTTGCGAAGCTCATCGGCAAAAAGCCCATCTTTGGAATCTGTCTGGGTCACCAGATCCTCTCGCTCTCGCT